In Lactiplantibacillus brownii, a single genomic region encodes these proteins:
- a CDS encoding ArdC-like ssDNA-binding domain-containing protein, with protein MPSKADVKAWKAQLVAQAEQQILKLTDSGQFKKYLNTLAKFHHYSARNIDLIYAQNPQATQVAGFKQWQTDFNRTVNKGAKSIRIAAPIIKKLTPAEQKRLDTTDERAIVGYRYLPIFDVAQTSGDPVLSAKDFVKENLADHQNVTSLYNAFKDYLNQQPDLKVSEVPLATLNGAKGYFQPSTNEIVIGGDEPDNALKLKTLYHEYAHSQLHGLKSAFKDRPRAYQETQAEAVAYVAMQNIGVDTGNYSLGYVATWAKDKAVIHSALSEIQQVSNKVIELSDGLTKQLGLQETQKEPEHDLKKLSAQDLNQSYQSLQQQIRQATSPQQKSELKNQLNDVHQEISDQTQKQLQAFAEKNPGIKQPDPEYDQSLKR; from the coding sequence ATGCCGAGTAAAGCAGACGTTAAAGCCTGGAAAGCACAATTGGTTGCCCAGGCTGAACAACAAATCCTAAAATTAACTGATAGTGGCCAATTTAAAAAGTACCTCAATACCTTGGCTAAATTCCATCATTATAGCGCCAGAAACATTGATTTGATTTATGCGCAAAATCCGCAAGCGACCCAGGTCGCGGGATTTAAGCAATGGCAAACAGATTTTAACCGCACCGTTAATAAGGGCGCTAAGTCCATTCGAATTGCGGCACCGATTATTAAGAAATTAACACCTGCTGAGCAAAAGCGACTTGATACTACCGACGAACGGGCCATTGTTGGTTATCGTTACCTACCCATCTTCGACGTGGCACAAACTAGTGGTGACCCTGTCCTAAGCGCTAAAGACTTTGTCAAAGAAAATTTGGCTGATCATCAGAATGTGACAAGCTTATATAACGCGTTCAAAGATTATTTAAACCAGCAACCCGACCTTAAAGTCAGTGAAGTTCCTTTAGCGACGCTAAATGGGGCTAAGGGGTATTTTCAACCCAGCACTAATGAAATCGTCATTGGTGGCGATGAGCCCGACAATGCTTTGAAACTAAAGACGTTATATCACGAATATGCGCATAGTCAGTTACATGGGTTAAAATCAGCCTTTAAAGATCGCCCACGAGCCTATCAGGAAACCCAAGCCGAAGCGGTTGCATATGTCGCCATGCAAAACATTGGGGTTGATACAGGCAATTACTCCCTCGGGTATGTAGCTACCTGGGCCAAAGATAAAGCCGTGATCCATAGTGCTTTAAGTGAAATCCAGCAAGTTAGCAACAAAGTGATTGAGCTTAGTGACGGGTTAACCAAACAATTAGGCTTACAAGAAACACAAAAAGAACCTGAGCATGATTTAAAAAAGCTATCAGCTCAGGATCTTAATCAGTCCTATCAAAGCTTGCAACAACAAATTAGGCAAGCAACTAGTCCACAACAAAAATCAGAATTAAAAAATCAGTTAAACGATGTGCACCAAGAAATTAGTGATCAAACTCAAAAGCAGCTGCAAGCATTTGCTGAAAAGAATCCGGGAATCAAACAACCTGATCCTGAATACGATCAAAGTCTGAAACGTTAG
- the topB gene encoding type IA DNA topoisomerase — protein sequence MTTVILAEKPSQARSYVQAFQKSTKKQGYYTVSDPVLPENTLVTYGLGHLVELATPDKYDQKYQQWALSNLPIFPDKYKFVVSASKKNQFKVVKDLLTKADTIIVATDSGREGSNIAWSIMSQAQIDVKKKTIKRLWLNSLEKDAIITGFKNLGDWHQDYLAYKEAQTRQISDWLIGMNGSPLYTLLLRQNGVRGVYSIGRVQTPTLYMVYQRDQAIKNFKPEPYFELNAEILANQQKFVAKLDPYQRFKDEAGLMTFMRAKHVHKGSQDGLIKDVQKQGKKRASPQLFSLSSLQSAMNKRYHASASQTLAAIQSLYEDKLLSYPRTDCAYITDEEFEYLVANLTKYLGLVSKQVALTNTTPNKRYVNGKKVEEHYAIIMTKVVPTKEKLASLPKLQQQVYDLVLRTTLAMFADPYEYEETTIITQVGDANFKATGKVPTKQGWQVLFDDHKADQQEAATLPIVHQGDQVQANLQTLQKETTPPVPFTEGTLITAMKTAGKTLDDEEAQAILKDVQGIGTSATRANVLEVLKKRGYLVTEKNKLHVSEAGITLCKAVELEPLLTSPEMTAKWEQALQQISTEERTQDNFLSQIKKFVAKLIADVPEQLTGSSAIKQQIDHQQQTQKAAEVFLETPQATVLNKQKFYIVKPKQGEDFTLPKKWSSKTLGKTAIKALVTKGETSKLKGFKSKKGKSFDAKLKLDGHKLSFDFD from the coding sequence ATGACCACTGTTATCTTAGCTGAAAAACCCAGTCAAGCCCGTTCATACGTCCAAGCCTTCCAAAAGAGCACAAAAAAACAGGGTTACTATACGGTTAGCGACCCTGTTTTGCCCGAAAATACGCTTGTCACGTATGGTCTCGGACATTTAGTTGAACTAGCCACACCGGATAAATATGATCAGAAATATCAGCAATGGGCCTTATCTAATTTACCGATTTTTCCCGATAAATACAAGTTTGTGGTGTCAGCTAGTAAAAAAAATCAATTCAAGGTCGTCAAAGACCTGTTAACGAAGGCCGATACCATTATTGTTGCCACCGATAGCGGTCGGGAAGGCTCTAATATTGCGTGGTCAATCATGAGCCAAGCCCAGATTGACGTTAAAAAGAAGACCATTAAGCGGCTATGGTTGAATAGTTTGGAAAAAGACGCCATTATTACCGGATTCAAAAATCTTGGTGATTGGCACCAAGACTATTTGGCGTATAAAGAAGCCCAAACCCGTCAAATTAGCGATTGGTTAATTGGAATGAATGGCAGCCCTTTATATACTTTGTTATTAAGACAAAACGGGGTACGCGGGGTGTATTCGATTGGTCGAGTACAGACGCCAACCTTATATATGGTCTATCAAAGAGACCAGGCAATCAAAAACTTTAAGCCGGAACCCTATTTTGAACTAAATGCGGAAATTTTAGCCAATCAGCAAAAATTCGTCGCAAAATTAGACCCCTATCAGCGATTTAAAGACGAAGCAGGGCTAATGACATTCATGCGAGCTAAACACGTTCATAAAGGCTCGCAGGACGGTTTAATCAAGGACGTCCAAAAACAAGGCAAAAAGCGTGCTAGTCCCCAACTATTCTCACTATCCAGTCTGCAAAGTGCCATGAATAAACGTTATCACGCCAGCGCCAGCCAAACCTTAGCGGCTATTCAAAGCTTATACGAAGACAAACTACTCAGTTATCCCCGCACCGATTGTGCTTATATCACTGATGAAGAATTTGAGTATTTAGTGGCTAATCTGACGAAGTATCTGGGGTTAGTCTCTAAACAAGTCGCTTTAACCAATACCACTCCAAATAAGCGCTATGTTAATGGAAAAAAGGTTGAAGAACACTACGCCATTATCATGACTAAAGTCGTGCCGACGAAAGAGAAACTAGCCAGCTTACCTAAATTACAGCAACAGGTTTATGATTTAGTTTTAAGAACGACGTTAGCGATGTTTGCTGATCCGTATGAGTACGAGGAAACCACCATTATCACCCAAGTTGGCGACGCCAATTTTAAAGCAACGGGTAAGGTCCCAACTAAGCAAGGTTGGCAAGTTTTATTTGATGATCACAAAGCCGACCAGCAAGAGGCAGCCACCCTACCGATCGTTCACCAAGGCGACCAAGTTCAAGCAAATCTGCAAACACTGCAAAAAGAAACGACACCACCGGTCCCCTTTACCGAAGGTACCCTGATTACGGCAATGAAGACCGCCGGCAAAACGCTTGATGATGAAGAAGCCCAAGCGATTCTTAAAGATGTGCAAGGCATTGGGACAAGTGCAACCCGGGCCAATGTGCTGGAAGTGTTAAAGAAACGCGGCTATCTCGTCACTGAAAAGAACAAGCTACACGTCAGTGAAGCCGGAATTACTTTATGTAAAGCGGTTGAACTCGAACCCTTGTTAACTAGCCCAGAGATGACAGCCAAATGGGAGCAAGCGTTACAGCAAATCAGTACCGAAGAACGCACTCAGGATAATTTTTTGAGCCAGATTAAGAAGTTTGTGGCCAAGTTAATTGCTGATGTCCCCGAGCAATTGACTGGCAGTTCAGCCATTAAGCAACAAATCGATCACCAACAGCAAACGCAAAAAGCCGCCGAAGTATTCTTAGAAACGCCGCAAGCGACCGTTTTAAATAAACAGAAGTTTTACATTGTGAAGCCTAAGCAAGGCGAAGACTTTACCTTACCCAAGAAATGGAGCAGCAAAACCCTTGGTAAAACTGCGATCAAAGCCTTAGTCACCAAGGGTGAAACCAGCAAACTAAAGGGTTTCAAGAGCAAAAAGGGAAAGTCGTTTGACGCCAAGTTAAAGCTTGACGGCCATAAATTAAGTTTTGATTTTGATTAG
- a CDS encoding putative holin-like toxin translates to MSVFQTLSLMLLFGTFLIALLSYIDKHHK, encoded by the coding sequence ATGAGCGTCTTCCAGACACTCTCGTTGATGTTGCTGTTTGGCACGTTTTTAATCGCGCTCCTCAGCTATATCGACAAGCACCACAAATAA